In a genomic window of Primulina huaijiensis isolate GDHJ02 chromosome 10, ASM1229523v2, whole genome shotgun sequence:
- the LOC140985552 gene encoding BTB/POZ domain-containing protein At5g66560-like, producing the protein MTFHLHKFPLMRKSRKLHEMITEQETSQTTNRFATIQTVFEQNENDQGEEEIQVEDNEGQSHIALPDFPGGCEVFETAAKFCYGAKVDLSASNVAALRCAGEYLEMTEEYSEDNIISKAEIFLVKSVLKNIKHSIKTLTSCEGLLPMAENLGIVQRCIEAIATKASAEDPSLFGWPMNGGAVGSKTEADSRRKYGVVTRGAVIADSWLDELGFLSVHIFKRLIFAMKTVNLSGDIIESCLMNYAKKFIPGISPTTTRKPSTSSDLPSENELRELLETIISNLPIERTFRSTSNTTRFLFGLLRTSYILNSSEVSRRAFEKKIGSQLEQATLDDLLIPSYSYLNETLYDVDCVERILVYFLQRFGERSVTRFQANEEEGNITVSTALIMVGKLIDGYLSEIASDANLKPEKFYELAITLPDRARVFDDGLYRAVDVYLKAHPWVSETDREKVCGLLDFQKLTLEACTQAAQNERLPLRAVVQVLFFEQLQLRQVISGTILGGTEGENEDEEMVERSRAEKGNSTWRTAVRENQVLRGDMDTMRARVQDLERECSIMKKAIDKMDESGPSGHGENSGWWSKLGCKFKTQACDSHEQTAAKGGKRRQERHREH; encoded by the exons ATGACTTTTCATCTTCACAAA TTTCCTCTGATGAGGAAAAGCAGAAAGCTTCATGAGATGATAACAGAACAAGAGACAAGCCAAACAACAAACAGATTTGCTACAATCCAAACCGTCTTTGAACAGAATGAAAATGACCAAGGAGAGGAAGAAATTCAAGTGGAGGACAACGAGGGTCAGTCTCATATCGCGCTCCCTGACTTCCCGGGCGGCTGCGAGGTGTTTGAAACCGCCGCGAAATTCTGTTACGGCGCGAAAGTTGATCTCTCCGCCAGCAACGTCGCTGCACTCCGCTGTGCCGGAGAGTATCTGGAGATGACCGAGGAATACTCGGAAGACAATATCATCTCTAAGGCGGAAATATTTCTTGTTAAGTCTGTCTTAAAAAACATCAAACATTCGATAAAGACTTTGACCTCTTGTGAAGGACTGCTGCCAATGGCGGAAAATCTGGGCATTGTTCAGAGATGTATTGAAGCCATTGCTACTAAAGCATCCGCCGAAGATCCCTCTCTTTTCGGTTGGCCGATGAACGGCGGAGCTGTGGGTAGTAAAACTGAAGCTGACTCTAGGAGGAAATACGGTGTTGTGACGCGAGGAGCTGTGATAGCGGATTCGTGGTTGGATGAGCTTGGATTTTTGAGCGTCCATATTTTCAAACGTTTGATTTTCGCCATGAAAACTGTGAATCTGAGCGGAGATATCATAGAGAGTTGTTTGATGAATTATGCGAAGAAGTTTATACCAGGAATCTCTCCCACAACAACACGGAAGCCATCAACGTCTTCCGACCTTCCATCGGAGAATGAGCTGAGGGAGCTTCTGGAGACGATAATTTCCAATCTTCCGATTGAGAGAACATTTCGATCAACTTCGAACACGACGAGATTCTTGTTCGGATTGTTAAGAACGTCCTACATTTTGAACTCTTCTGAGGTTTCCAGGCGAGCATTTGAGAAAAAGATTGGATCGCAATTGGAGCAAGCCACTTTGGACGACCTGCTGATTCCGAGCTATTCATATTTGAACGAGACATTGTACGATGTTGACTGCGTGGAGAGAATTCTGGTTTATTTTCTACAAAGGTTTGGAGAGAGATCGGTCACCAGATTTCAAGCCAATGAGGAAGAAGGCAACATCACTGTATCTACTGCTTTGATAATGGTGGGGAAATTAATCGACGGTTACCTGTCGGAAATAGCTTCCGATGCTAATTTGAAGCCGGAAAAGTTCTACGAACTTGCCATTACTCTGCCCGATCGTGCTAGAGTTTTCGACGATGGCCTCTATCGAGCTGTTGATGTTTATCTCAAG GCTCACCCATGGGTCTCAGAGACGGATAGAGAGAAAGTATGCGGACTTTTGGACTTCCAGAAGCTGACGTTAGAGGCGTGCACTCAAGCCGCACAGAATGAGCGGCTGCCGCTCAGAGCGGTGGTGCAGGTGCTTTTCTTTGAACAACTTCAGCTCCGCCAAGTGATCTCCGGCACCATTCTTGGAGGGACGGAGGGGGAGAATGAGGATGAGGAGATGGTTGAGAGGTCACGCGCGGAGAAGGGGAACAGCACGTGGAGGACAGCGGTGAGAGAGAATCAGGTGCTGCGCGGGGACATGGATACCATGAGGGCCCGGGTGCAGGATCTCGAACGTGAGTGCTCCATAATGAAGAAGGCCATTGACAAAATGGACGAGTCGGGCCCATCTGGACACGGGGAGAATAGTGGTTGGTGGTCAAAGTTGGGTTGCAAATTTAAGACTCAGGCGTGTGATTCACACGAACAGACGGCGGCGAAAGGCGGGAAGCGCCGCCAAGAACGCCACCGTGAGCATTAA
- the LOC140986291 gene encoding uncharacterized protein isoform X1, which yields MPSLQTALPPELANNTIRLYRECLRRAKFIGHKKYNTELVIDMVRQQFKRHMHETDPEKIQKLKDDAARGLINHMLYESENLTGRKFSTRSS from the exons ATGCCATCCCTTCAAACTGCTTTGCCTCCTGAACTCGCCAACAATACCATTAGG TTGTACCGCGAATGTCTGAGGCGGGCTAAATTTATTGGCCAtaag AAATACAACACGGAGCTTGTTATTGACATGGTTAGGCAACAATTCAAAAGGCATATGCACGAGACAGATCCAGAGAAAATTCAGAAGTTGAAGGATGATGCGGCAAGGGGACTGATCAATCACATGCTGTATGAATCTGAAAACTTGACTGGTCGGAAATTTAGCACACGCTCCAGTTGA
- the LOC140986291 gene encoding uncharacterized protein isoform X2, giving the protein MPSLQTALPPELANNTIRKYNTELVIDMVRQQFKRHMHETDPEKIQKLKDDAARGLINHMLYESENLTGRKFSTRSS; this is encoded by the exons ATGCCATCCCTTCAAACTGCTTTGCCTCCTGAACTCGCCAACAATACCATTAGG AAATACAACACGGAGCTTGTTATTGACATGGTTAGGCAACAATTCAAAAGGCATATGCACGAGACAGATCCAGAGAAAATTCAGAAGTTGAAGGATGATGCGGCAAGGGGACTGATCAATCACATGCTGTATGAATCTGAAAACTTGACTGGTCGGAAATTTAGCACACGCTCCAGTTGA